In the Hevea brasiliensis isolate MT/VB/25A 57/8 chromosome 8, ASM3005281v1, whole genome shotgun sequence genome, TGCTCTGAATCTCATTTCCTCTGCTTCTTCACTGGCCATAAGATGTGTCACTGCCTTCTTTATGGCCTCTTTCTTCACACTATCATCTACTACTCTTGCCCACTCTTGTGCACCCACGGCAACCCCAATTCCTAGAACCTGTGTCACCAACTTTTCGTTATAAAACTGCTCTGCAGATACTGGCCATGTTACCATTGGAACTCCTGCAGAAATTGCTTCAAGTGTAGAGTTCCATCCACAGTGAGTCACAAACCCTCCTACTGCTTCGTGTTCAAGAATCAATACTTGCGGTGCCCACCCTCGTATGATTAGTCCTTTGCCTTCAATTCTCTCCTCAAATCCTTCAGGCAACCACACTTCGTTATCCCGCACATCATTCTTGTTTTTCCTCACTACCCAGATGAATTGCTGTCCGGAATCTTCAAGAGCCATTGCAATCTCAAGAAGTTGTGAAGCAGGAAATTTCGCAATACTTCCAAAGCATATATAAACAACCGAGTTGTGTTTCTTTGAATCGAGCCACTTCAAACACTGATTTTCATCTATTGAAGCTTCTTTTCCTCTCTTTGCCTTATCTTCAATGTTACTGTTGCATAGGAAAATTGGGCCAATATGCCATGCCTTTGCTCCCAAGACTTTCCTGAAATGATAAGCATAAGTGGGCTCGAGCTCATAGAAGCTGTTGACAAGAACCCCAAAACTTTTAAGCTCTGCTTCTTTCACTTGCTCATAGAATTCGGCGAAGCTAGTTTCTTCTTTCACAAAGTCTGGTAGTTGCTTTCTTGTCAACTTGATCTGGCCTGGAAAATTGGGGATGATGAAAGGATCTGTATCAGATGATACCTTTTTGTAAGGCTGATACAATCTCATACACTGTGAAGCACATGAAGAGAAGAAACAAGTTCCAGAGAAAACAATTCTAGGAATTCCTAACTTGGATGCAATTCCAGTTGACCATGGAAAGAAAGTATCTGCAACTAGACAATTGGGACGATACTCTTTCAACAGCTCTTCGAGTGGTTGAACAAGCATGGTGGTGGCCTTGAAGAAATTTATCCCCATTTCAGGTGATGTAACCAAGTCCAATTGCTCACATCCTTCTGGTAATCCAGCCTCCACACAAGGGAATTGGATGATTAGAATGTCAATTTTGTGACCCATAAGTATATTTCTCTCTATTGATTTGCATAAAACTGGGGCGTTGACAGGTGTGGTGATTATGCTTACCTTCAGGCCTCGCGAAGCAAATAGTTTGGCCATGTCTATGAGGGGAATGATATGGCCTTGAGCCATGAATGGGAAGAAGAAAACATGAAGCTCATGTCTTTTTTCACTGTCCATTAGATCTTGCAAAGATGATCTAACTGAAAGCTTATTAAGCTAAAATTTTGTTCCAAGAAAGAAGTCTTAAAAGGGTTGAGCTACAGATTTGGAAAGGAAATTCTTGCCTTTCGATTTCCTTATCAAGTGCCGTCCTCAATCCTCTTGAATAACATCCGCTAGATCATGTTGACATGACATCATCAGTCTGACAAAAGTAAAAATGGCCGACCGTTAGATCATGTAAATTTGTGTCATTACCTGTAATACGGATGTAGGCAACGACTCGCACCCCTAAGTTAATTATCCCCTCCATCAATGACCAGAAAAGGGTTGGATCCTGCGAAAGTGGACATCTGGTCTTTGTGGGGTGATTGTTGTTTGTGGTAATGGCTGGTTACTCGCTATTCCGTGAACAAAATATCATGGTGATGTACAAGATCTATAACGGCGAGTTTCTGTGTCCTACATGGTTCTCTGTGGAACTCATTAGAATCCTTTCGAAGCTTCTTAACGCAATAACTCTGAAACTCGAATCACAATCCCCTAGATAATGGAGAATGAGTGGTTCAAAAAGGAGTTCAAGcatatcaaaattttcattgtGGATGataaagtttttagttttgacgttGAGGACAACAGGATGATAGGATTCCTTCATTATAGATCTGCAAGTTTGAATGCTTATGCTTTTGATGTTATATCCTTCTCGATCGCCTGGGCTTGATTTATCTGGGTTGTTTGAAGACATTGGAGAGGGATCAAGATTTGTTTCAAGGGTTCCTATATTCAAGATTATATCAAAACTGGAGGAAATTGGTAAAGTTGCGAGCTTCACAGTGAGGAAAAAAGGTCAATTACCGCAGCTGAGATATTTGAGCTGACATCAAAATTAGTGGCGGTGGAGATTAAGAAGAAAAGTGGGGATGAAGGATGAAGGAAGTTAATCCACCCACGTCGGCTTCAGCCCATCACGTGACAAGGGCATTAGCCCATCTTATGGCCAGCTAttgtttctcttataaagaaattaTAAATCCCCTGTTGAGTACAACTCCAACGCCAAGGAGTCAATTTTTGGAACATTAGATTTAACTCCTAACCAATGAGGGGTAGGAGAGAGGTCAATATGCAATagaaagagcagaatttttaagATAACTCTGCCATGAAATTCGGCTGGTACACGAAAGAAAAATCAATCATCCTTCAAGTTTTTTGGGGAGATCATAACTTGGTGCAACTTGATACAATATTGGTGCTATAGTTTGGTGATCTTCTTCCTCTATTTTTCTTGCAAGAAAACACTGCAATTTAAGTACATCTAAACTgtgaaattcatatttaattatggataatatgtaattaaatatgGGTTAGTGATACAAAATTGGTTGTgggttatttatatataattcgaTATTGTTAGGGccataataatttttctaacATTGATAACAGAgccgagtttttttttttattagtctaAATATGTAAACACACGTTAAGTGATTAGAATTAAATCTAGGATTTAGTtttgtaaatatgaatttattgaaaaatattcAATATGTCTATTTTGAGCTGTTATATCTCTTTGTTTATTTATTCTTTATctatgaattttataccattataAAGTAGACATTATCAAGTAGATATGATGAGTTTTCCATAAATatattatttgtattgtttggaTAAAAGATGAGAGAATTATGTTTTCAAAGTTATCAGAAAATCACCCGAAATCTAATATTAGAAAAGATTGAAGAAGACTCATGGTTTATTGACGGTTGGATCAATTTGAGATATCAATCAAACACGaagatttaattgataattatgcCAATTTCAagatttaattacaaaaattgacgaatttcataattttttttttttcagttacccttattattattattattattattattattattattatatgttcctCTTGCTAGTTCATTTCCTGTCATTTTCATATTTAGCCGTTCATCAACATTCTGAGGTTTAacacaattttaattcaattttaagccTCCTAGACATGAGAAACATAATATGCGgttctaaattttattttcaaagcTTTCCATCATTTACGGCAGCAATTCTCCTCAATTTCCCTATCACTTTATTGCTATTTTCATCCATTTTACTGAAACTTTTGATATTCTCGTACTCCTATTCAGATATACCTATGGCTGCTAAGTATGGGTAAATTTTTGTAACTGTGTTATCATTTTAAATTGCTATTAATCATTTTAGCAGTCTATGCCTACATTACTTGATCACAAGATGAAGATGGCGCTATATATAACTGTAGTGGGTCCAATATAAATGCGAGGAACATAAACTTGCAATGATTAGGCAAGGCATGGTTTCATCTCATACCTGAATGTAACCTCCATTTGTTCCTGTTGCCTCTTTTGTGGGAATGGAATGACTTTCCTGTTGTTGTGAATATTCTTGTTTGGGATTTTTTTGTTTATGATCTTGCTTGTCTTTGCAATTTCTGCTGCTTCTTGCCAATTATGGAGTTCCTctacaattctgcagaatttaatcAAGTATTCTCTGAGGGAAAGATAACATAGAACTTTCTCTTGTTacctttttaattatttcttgCCTTTTTCTCTTCTTATATTGCCTTCTCTATATTCTTCTTGCTATCTTGTCTTCTCTTTACTAGATTGATTTGCTTGCTTGTTGAATTGTTGGAGTGCACCTTTTGTGATTGGGCATGGTTAAATGTTCGTCAAAGGTTGGTTTTGTTGTtagatattgtgatttgaaaatgGTATTGGCTCTGAAAGTAAAGGAATTATCATTCCATGTTTATACGATGTGATCACAAGATTGTTTGTTTAATTACTTACGAATTCAGACATCAGACATCCCCGAtataagccttttttttttttttttttggtaggaACAAGGGAGAAAGAAAAACCAAACAACCACCTACGTCACGCAATCTCTCATGCAAGAGATACTTGTAACATCATGACTAAGCCAGGAACACAACCCAAAAGGAGGGACCTAAAGAACATGCACGCCCAAAGGCAGAGAAGACACAAAGTTTGCCAACCAATCACTGCAAAAGTTAGTTTCTCTGTATATATGAGATACCGAAACCTTCCATTCTAGTTCTAACAAATTCTTAATAGAAACCACAAGGGATCTCCATATACTTGGAACCTCATACCAGCCCTTAATTATTTCCACAGTAGTCTTATTATCATATTCCAGCAAAACAGAAGAGAAATGCGAGGTTTTAGCCAATTTCAGACCCTCGAAAATAGCCCATAACTCAACTCCAACACCGACAGAGAGCCAAAACCATCAAAAAAACCACCCCTCCACGCCTCATTATGATCCCTCAGCAAACCTCTTCTATAGGCTAAATTATCTCTATTAATAATGGAATCATCTGTATTTAACTTAATAAAAGGACTTATTAAGCGCATTCAGCTAATCCACAAAGGCACCCTTTCAGGCTTCAAACTGCTAGAATTCTACTTAGTATAAAATGATTGATATTCCAAAGCCACTCTTCAAATGGACAGAACGAAACTATCCACGCTTTCCACTTCAACCCCAAAAGTCCATTTGTTCTATGATTCCAAAGAAACCAGCACATGACCCTAAACAAAAAACCCCACTCTATTTCTCCCAAAGTAACCTTCTCGAGATAAATTGGACTATAGTCAATCCCTTACTGTCCAGGCAGAATAAAAAAAACTACCCCTATAATATTTAGGTATAAAATGGCATTAGGCACTCTTTGCAAGGGGACAATCTCTAAGAACATGGAGTACCGATTCCACACTGCCCCAACAAAAGCTACAAACTTCAATTTCACTCAAATGCCTTCTCCTTCTTTTACAATTTGTGAGAAGTCTTTCATGCAAGCATAACCAAAGAAAGGAATGAATGCGCTACGATCCCTTTCATTTCCATGCTAATCTCCATTGAGGCTCCTTACTTCCCCTAGTCAACCCATATAGAACCTCATAAGCCGACTTAATAGTAAAAGTATCAGATTTGGAAAAATTCCAAATTATACTATCTTCGCCCAACACAAGAGAAGGAGGGGGTATAGCTAAATGCTATTAAGAACAGTCTGTAGCAGAAGAGGTCTGAGCCACTCCCAATCTCGCTCCCCATGCTGTGTTACAAGGGAAGCCACCCTATCCTCTTCAAACTCATCCACCCATCCATCATTCACCATATCCTTCCAAATAATCGCACTAGGTAACCATTTCTCCATCCAAAAACGCACCCTAACACCATTACCCTTTAACCAGCTCAACCTTTTCTTAATATCCTTAGCTACGCTATTAATTCCTTTCCATAATTGAGAAGCTCTACTCAGTCTCCCTTCAGATGTAAATAAGTCATCACCCACTTTATATTTAGCTGAAAGCATCCTAACCCATAAAGCCTGAGGATTTTTAATAACACCCCATCCCAACTTCATAAGGAAGGCCTTATTCAAGAGATGCATACTACGAATACTTAGACCACCTCTAGCTTTAGGCTTCTAGACATACTTTCGAGGCACTAGAGACAACTGCCTCTTCTCCATAGTCATCCCCCAGATGAACATTCTATCTCATTACAAATTCGTAGTTTGCATAATAAATGTGGGCCTAGCAAAAATAACAGCATATGCTAGGGTAATCCTTCCTGCTAATGACAATTGCTTAGCATTCCAGCCTGACAATCGCTACTTAACCCTATCCAAAGTATGCTGATAAGTTGATTTTCACACCCTATAAAAGATGAGGGGAGCCCCTAAATACTTTCCTAGCTGCATCGTCTCTTTAAACCCAAACAAATTCCAAATTGCACTTCTATCATTCGGCTGCATATTCTCCTAATATAAGCTTTTAATGTGTGAAATATTATAGGATGATTTCATGTTCGAAGATATTGCACTTCCTGTCAATATTGCTATTCCTATCAATAGAATTATAGCTATAATTCTTGTTTGTTGCACTTCATGTCAAGAGAATTATAGCTATAACTCTTGCTGATAGAATTATAACTATAATTCTTTTCGATATAATTATAGCAATTTCTGTCAATAGAatttccaaatgggacttctaacCCAATTCACTTTTCCAATTCCAAAATCTTTGGCATACTATGTGACACATTAATTTCAGCAGAGCAACATATTTTCTCATTACTGTTTCTACATGAAGTTGCTTAGGCAGACTTTGAGTTTAGGATAAGCTAGTGTGTAAGGCTAAAATTTCATGCAGCATCAACTGCTGTCTTATTTGTGGAAGGAATTGAGCTATAAAAGCTAAAGTCATTTTTCTGGTGCTTGTGCAAAAACTGGGAGTTGACTGCACCATAGACTGGGTTACAAATTAAAGTACCAATGAAGTATATTGTGGGCAACCTAGAAGGAGTaacttatcataattttgaattgaatgggCTAATGTGAATGAGTAGGCAGAGGTAAGAGTGAGATGAACTTACTTGGGCTTAAACCAACCATTACAAAAATGGTAGAACTAGCCAAGTAGTTAGCTAGCTCTTCACCCTTGTAAACCTTTAAAATTTCTTGTAATTTTTAGATGTAGACTCCTGACACTTGAATTGATGTAGCGACAACACCAGGAACCTTGACACTTAAATTAAATTGGCCAAACCTGTTCTGATATCATATCACTGATATTAATTAAATGGGTGGACGCCAATAAATAAGAAGAGGCAACAGTCTGTGAAGCGTAAAATGGGCTTATTTGGGCTTGAATGCACTAATCATtgttaaaaagttaaaaattgaCCAATTAATCAGCTGAATCTCCACCCTTATAAGCCTTTAAACTCCTTATAATCTTTAGATGTAAcacacatataaaaaaaaaaaaaaaaaaaaaaaaccataaaggAAGTAGGTGCATGCATTTAGGACTTCAATGAAGTGCCTAACTAGGACTCCTTTGTGGTTGGGCACGATTTCATCCACTGTGTTATGTTAGTTTCTGGGAGTTTATTGTTTTGTTTTCAACATTCTAAGAAATAAATAGTCATCATTGGACCAAGATCGAGATTTGAGACAAGACTACAACCAGTTAATCACTATGTTAATGCATACTATACAACCCACTTAACCTTAATTATTCGGGTTAAATTCACATGTGCTCACATGGAAAACTTTGGAAAAAAATATGTCAAAAAAATAATTCAAGTAGCACACTATTACAATTAGAGTGTGTGTGTATACATTTTTTGTTATTAAATTTTTCACAATATtatgataaataaaatttttatatgtatataatttaaataaaattattattaataatttaccgtaaattttatttagttatttcCATTTTTAGCACACATAAAATATATCCATGTATGgtctaataaataattatagtgctataattttataaatgaatAGACTAAAGAGAATAATTAGGAgtttttattatgaaaaaaaaaaaattctatctcAGTTTCCATATTCATTATAATTATAGtatgatttttcaatttttttttattttaaaaataataaatgtaaTTGAGATAAATGttattatttaacaattaaaaataattaaaatgaaataaaatttgaaaaattatatactgcaatggaaaaaaaaatcaaagatagAAATTGTGAGGGTTCAATCAATTGTAataaaaagaaaaggagaaaaaaaaacacCTATAAGTTTTTTATTATACTATCTTTAGAAAAGTAACTCAAAattgagtttatatatatataatatttgtgaaattaattatgtaatgttaaaatttacaattttaagtGTCAGTGGTATTGATTACTTTTAGTTTACTatcaattatgaaattatattttataagttatgttgTTAATGTAACACCAATCATTTTTCAACGTTGGAATATCAGTCACAGATGAAATATTCTAGAGAATTTGAAGATTTCGGGAATGAAGGGAAGGAAGGGTGGTAGAAGATGTATATATTTATGCATATGTGTGTTTGAGGTATttgaaatgtaattaaaaatgaaaatattttaaatgttttCTTTCCTAAAAGCTTTTAAGCGTGTGTTTTGAGCATAAAGAATTTCGACAACTGAAGGATGGATTTTTAGTAGCTGAAGtcccttttcttttttaaatactCTTTTTGGATAGAGTGGACTCCGACAGCTAAAAGCCTCGACAATGAGGGTATAAAAGGGATCAAAATCGTGTTTTTGGCAAAACACTTGGGTCTTTCTCTTCTTCCCTCTCTCTCAACTTCTGGAGCATGCAAGGTTTTGAGGAGATTTCCTTGGCTTTTCAAAGTTTAaaggtggattcttccattttGAAGTTTGGGAGAGTAGATTCAAACTTTGGATCTTTGTTTCTCTCACTTGcaagctccaagaaaagaggtaaTATTCTTTCCTTCTTGATCTAATAGGTAGATCTAAGTAGGTTGTTGAGGAATTAGGTTTCTATAACTTCAATTTTatataaagttatttttaaaatgagatttggaaagtttatgcatgttagggttaggattttgtgatttatgttgaaattgcatgtttttaTTGTTAGTTTAGTCATTTTAAGTGTTATGAGTCTTAAATGGCTAGTTTTCCTTGATGGATTTCAG is a window encoding:
- the LOC110651742 gene encoding scopoletin glucosyltransferase-like, whose translation is MDSEKRHELHVFFFPFMAQGHIIPLIDMAKLFASRGLKVSIITTPVNAPVLCKSIERNILMGHKIDILIIQFPCVEAGLPEGCEQLDLVTSPEMGINFFKATTMLVQPLEELLKEYRPNCLVADTFFPWSTGIASKLGIPRIVFSGTCFFSSCASQCMRLYQPYKKVSSDTDPFIIPNFPGQIKLTRKQLPDFVKEETSFAEFYEQVKEAELKSFGVLVNSFYELEPTYAYHFRKVLGAKAWHIGPIFLCNSNIEDKAKRGKEASIDENQCLKWLDSKKHNSVVYICFGSIAKFPASQLLEIAMALEDSGQQFIWVVRKNKNDVRDNEVWLPEGFEERIEGKGLIIRGWAPQVLILEHEAVGGFVTHCGWNSTLEAISAGVPMVTWPVSAEQFYNEKLVTQVLGIGVAVGAQEWARVVDDSVKKEAIKKAVTHLMASEEAEEMRFRAKKLGEMARKAIEVNGSSHSDFNSLIEELRGKGM